AGTGACAGCTGCAATGGGGTCTATTTAAAGACATATCTTATGAGAAATCACATGGTATTGCCCCCACAAGATGCAGTTTTGATATATATCCATATTCTTTTGGACGAGGTCACTAAGCTAGCTACATAAATGTACTTAAGTTTTTTTATCGAACACCCACAGAGGACGCTGGTACTGTTCGTTATGACCCTACCAGAAACGAACGAAACAAGTTATAATCTACTCATGTGAAGATGCTTTGCTGAAAGTGGTGATGGTGATATGAACTTAGACTGAATTTGGACATATGATATGTTGACCAAAAGCACCAAATCCAACCTGGCAAGCATACAACAAATAATGTTTGTATGCTGCAACTTTGAAGTCCCTGATTGATCAGATTTAACATGCCCTGTTTTTGATGAAAGGCTTGGCAATTTTTTGTCCAGTTAAATGAGTCTGTCTTGGTATATCTCTTAATGgaagaaaattagaaacaGCAATAAGCTATTGTGATTGTGCAAATCAATAGCAAAGGCAATCACAAAAATGCTGCATCCGGATTGATATCTAAATTATGCAACAAATGGTCCTACAATGCCTAAAGACATATGTAGTAGTGCTAGCCAAGAATTGCAGATGGACTGCTTTTCAGCTTTTGACTCACAACAAAATCAGGCATACCAAGAAACATTTTGATAGGATAGATGTAtgataaataaagaatatctCTAATTTCAATCAAGTAATGGATCAAGTCTTTGGGAGCACACAGTCAGACTAATACCATTGACTCGTATGCCCACGTGATAGGGAATTATGTTGCCAGGACATATCATGTGACCattatcaaatttgaaaatcatctACAATACACAAGCATCTGATTTTCAAGCTGATGCCATTTCCAGTGTCACTTGCATTGTAAGCAGTAAAAGTGGTGGGTTCAAGTTCATCAGACGATAAGACACTGCAGCTTCTATTTTTCATCCATGCCTCCACTCGGAAACCTTTTCAGCAACCTATCATCAGTACGGCAAGCGGTTTTGTTAGATTCTGTTTGATAAACACTAGCTACTATAATTTGAAAGttatgtttatataatttttttacttatataatgaaaaatctattatatttttaataattttgtcaaataatttttaaaaaattatttttaccacatactattaacttttgtttcatggttgtagttttttttttccatagaGGTTGTAGCTTAGAAGTTATAGCAACTCAATCCCAAATAGGATCCATGTAAAGTTTATAAATGATATGTCCAACCTAGGCATATCATATAAATCACTTATCATCCTCTCTTGAAATGAACGAGCACTTGTTCACAAACCAAATGTGATTCCTGAAATTGTCCCTTCTTCTCTGTTCCATGTTTCAAATTGAGAGTATTTGACATTCCAAAACCAAGAAGAAACTGTATGCCATGTGAAGTATGAACGGATCAATAACTCTATTGACCTTTAAGGTAGTGGATTAGCAATTAATCATAGTGCCAGATCTAAGTTTGCACACACAGTTTTGCATATATACTATGTTCTCATGAAAAATTGCTTACTATTCACTGCAAATCCACTGAATCTACTTGGTTTCTAAATTCAATGAATCGGATATGTGATTTAAGAAAGAGCAATTTCTGTAATAACTAGTTAAATTCAGTGAGCTAATCACAGTCCAACTTGATCACCAATGTACACATGGATTGTCTGAGTGTAACCACATCATCTTTGTCATGAAAAACTTAAGAGATTGAATACTAAGAAGAATCATTTTTAGCTGATATAAAGCAGCCAATAAATGCAAGTTCGGACAAATTAAATCAGTTTAGGCAAATGGTAGGGACCCAAAGAAATGGCTGGTTGGCTAGTtaacacccaaaaaaaaaagcccacGATTTAAATAACACACGTAGTCAGCTAAATTCAATGCTTCTatgaataaactaaaatgtaTTCGAAATAGAGCCATagaattatttcaaattaacaCAGGAAATTATATATTCTCATGCAAAAACACAAATTGCATCCctatcttttttgtttctctatGTGGTGGGCACGATGCTTAACCATAGACATGGCAATACCATGTGAAACATAACCAATTCTTTCACCTGTTATGTTTTTCTCATGATTCTTCAACGACCTCTCATTATCCCATTCCTATCCAGTTAaggttgtttttgttttcacatATCTgcctataaatatttgatattaattaaagatgccatttcaaaccaaataaacttttcttttacttcaTCAATAGcattctttctttcattgCTAAATGGGCATCCAATTGATGGGTTTCGCTCATGCTAAACAAAAGCTTCAGAGAACTTTATCAGCAAAGATCAGAATGGCTGTGGCTAACAATACAAATAATGTGCCAAAAGGCCACATTGCAATTTATGTTGGAGAAGGCTACAGAAAGAGGTTTGTAATTCCAATATCATATTTGAATCACCCTCTATTCCAAGACCTCCTAAATATGGCTGAAGAAGAATTTGGATTTGATCATCCGATGGGCGGTCTGACAATTCCATGCAGTGAAGAA
This window of the Citrus sinensis cultivar Valencia sweet orange chromosome 8, DVS_A1.0, whole genome shotgun sequence genome carries:
- the LOC102619585 gene encoding auxin-induced protein 15A, with protein sequence MGIQLMGFAHAKQKLQRTLSAKIRMAVANNTNNVPKGHIAIYVGEGYRKRFVIPISYLNHPLFQDLLNMAEEEFGFDHPMGGLTIPCSEEYFVSLTSTLNCS